A window of the Fuscovulum sp. genome harbors these coding sequences:
- a CDS encoding chemotaxis protein CheW, translating into MHQMILQNAADQSDFVCFRIGEQDYCIDIEVVREIRGWTPATVLPHAPGFVTGVINLRGSVVAVVDLAARLAIGKTDPTPRHVVIIVAFGNQTVGLLADVVSDIMGIDEAAMKPVPDVASDGAGVFITKVITLEDGRMLRKLDLAAVLPGKDQEAA; encoded by the coding sequence ATGCACCAGATGATTCTTCAAAACGCAGCCGATCAAAGCGACTTTGTCTGCTTCCGGATCGGAGAACAGGATTACTGCATCGACATCGAAGTGGTCCGCGAAATCCGGGGTTGGACCCCGGCAACGGTCCTGCCTCATGCGCCCGGTTTTGTCACCGGAGTGATCAATCTGCGCGGGTCGGTCGTGGCTGTCGTCGATCTGGCCGCGCGGCTGGCCATCGGCAAAACCGATCCGACCCCGCGCCATGTCGTCATCATCGTGGCCTTCGGCAACCAGACGGTTGGTCTGCTTGCGGATGTCGTGTCCGACATCATGGGGATCGACGAGGCCGCGATGAAACCGGTGCCCGACGTCGCGTCTGATGGGGCGGGTGTTTTCATCACCAAAGTGATCACGCTTGAGGACGGGCGAATGCTGCGCAAGCTGGACCTTGCGGCGGTTCTTCCGGGCAAAGACCAAGAGGCCGCGTGA
- a CDS encoding CheB methylesterase domain-containing protein — MSDHTPLHGVGRNNRPRPVVLVADPQTARRRHLVRGPLRHDVIEAASLNEIYPTAEEAVPDVLAMSADFLIEPEMEGVIRLADMLGTAVFLYAEQGTSPVRTPLRDRLRTVVMGPNDRIEDLLARNTERQATPSPKGDDSPLPDLVLIGASTGGIAAIETVLMAFPADCPPTLVVQHIRDGFVPGLVHRLNMRCRPRVVAATHSLPLHRGTIYFAADAERHLTVSGPGVPRCTLVADGPHQGHRPAVNPLFESALPWGDRVSAALLTGMGADGASGLGALRRVGAHTIAQDRATSIVWGMPGAAVAAGAAATVLPIDRIGPALLAGHGQASLTSSRGRAT, encoded by the coding sequence ATGTCAGATCACACCCCCCTCCATGGCGTAGGCAGGAACAACCGCCCGCGGCCGGTCGTTCTGGTGGCCGATCCGCAAACCGCCCGCCGTCGGCATCTTGTGCGGGGGCCGCTGCGCCATGACGTGATAGAGGCAGCCTCGCTCAACGAAATCTATCCAACGGCCGAGGAAGCGGTCCCCGACGTGCTGGCCATGTCGGCCGATTTCCTGATCGAACCGGAAATGGAAGGGGTCATTCGCCTAGCCGATATGCTCGGCACGGCGGTTTTTCTCTATGCGGAACAGGGAACAAGCCCGGTTCGCACCCCCCTTCGTGATCGTCTTCGGACGGTCGTTATGGGCCCGAATGACCGGATCGAGGATCTGCTTGCCCGCAACACCGAAAGACAGGCGACGCCATCCCCGAAGGGGGACGATTCGCCCTTGCCGGACCTTGTGCTGATCGGGGCCTCAACCGGCGGCATCGCGGCGATTGAAACCGTCCTGATGGCCTTTCCTGCAGATTGCCCGCCGACGCTGGTCGTGCAGCATATCCGGGATGGGTTCGTTCCCGGCCTTGTCCATCGGCTGAACATGCGGTGCAGGCCGCGTGTCGTTGCGGCAACCCATTCCCTGCCGCTGCATCGTGGCACCATCTATTTTGCCGCCGATGCCGAACGGCACCTCACCGTCTCGGGGCCGGGCGTGCCGCGCTGTACGCTTGTGGCAGACGGCCCGCATCAGGGCCACAGGCCTGCCGTAAACCCGCTGTTCGAATCCGCCCTCCCCTGGGGGGACCGTGTTTCCGCCGCGTTGCTCACGGGGATGGGCGCAGATGGTGCCAGCGGCCTGGGCGCGCTCCGGCGGGTCGGGGCGCACACAATCGCGCAGGACCGTGCCACCAGCATCGTCTGGGGGATGCCTGGCGCGGCGGTTGCCGCCGGGGCGGCCGCCACCGTGCTGCCCATCGACCGGATCGGTCCCGCCCTGTTGGCCGGTCACGGCCAGGCCAGCCTCACTTCATCACGGGGTCGCGCAACATGA
- a CDS encoding response regulator: MSLRFSLTMMVVDDMTVSRGLVEQALDEIGIQKVQYENNGEAALKKLASNPVHLVLSDFNMPGMDGLSLLEALRMNRSTQRIGFILMTGRASKEMITRGHSLGMNNFISKPFTTLSLKVCIEKVVGTL, encoded by the coding sequence ATGTCGCTCAGGTTTTCGCTGACGATGATGGTTGTCGATGACATGACGGTGAGCCGGGGTCTGGTGGAACAGGCGCTGGACGAGATTGGAATTCAGAAGGTGCAATATGAAAACAACGGTGAAGCGGCCCTGAAAAAGCTGGCCAGCAATCCGGTTCATCTTGTTCTGTCTGATTTCAACATGCCGGGTATGGATGGGCTTTCCTTGCTGGAAGCGCTGCGGATGAACCGCTCCACGCAGCGGATCGGGTTCATTCTGATGACCGGTCGCGCCAGCAAGGAGATGATCACCCGTGGCCATTCGCTGGGCATGAACAATTTCATCAGCAAACCCTTCACGACGCTGAGCCTGAAGGTCTGCATCGAGAAAGTGGTCGGAACACTATGA
- a CDS encoding STAS domain-containing protein yields MTQHFILPDRLDSSAAPGLVTALLDRIGKPLILDAGQVEVIGALALEVIIAGGRQWEADGQSLTIAQPSARFSAACQTLGLPCVAPWRSAARPAPTERTGKK; encoded by the coding sequence ATGACGCAGCATTTCATCCTGCCCGATCGACTGGACAGCTCGGCCGCGCCGGGGCTGGTGACGGCCCTGCTGGACCGGATCGGCAAGCCGCTGATTCTGGATGCCGGACAGGTGGAGGTGATCGGCGCGCTGGCCCTCGAGGTGATCATCGCGGGCGGGCGGCAATGGGAGGCGGATGGCCAAAGCCTGACGATTGCCCAGCCCTCGGCACGGTTTTCAGCGGCCTGCCAGACGCTTGGCCTGCCTTGTGTTGCACCTTGGCGCAGCGCGGCGCGCCCGGCGCCAACGGAAAGGACAGGAAAGAAATGA
- a CDS encoding response regulator, with protein sequence MTIRILAIDDSPTMRGLVAAALEPSGFELHLAEDGMKGLDILSKADPHLVITDINMPRLDGFGVIEGVRSSAAYASVPILVLTTESGNDLKDRARRAGATGWIVKPFDDSRLIQTINRVLGL encoded by the coding sequence ATGACGATCCGGATCCTTGCCATCGATGACAGCCCAACGATGCGCGGCCTTGTCGCCGCCGCGCTGGAGCCCAGCGGGTTTGAGCTTCACCTAGCCGAAGACGGGATGAAGGGTCTGGATATCCTGTCCAAGGCCGACCCCCATCTGGTGATCACCGATATCAACATGCCGCGCCTTGATGGGTTCGGGGTGATCGAAGGGGTTCGGTCCAGCGCGGCCTATGCCAGTGTGCCGATCCTCGTGCTCACGACGGAAAGCGGCAATGACCTGAAGGATCGCGCGCGCCGGGCCGGAGCAACCGGGTGGATCGTCAAACCCTTTGATGACAGCCGCCTGATTCAGACGATCAACCGTGTGCTGGGGCTGTGA
- a CDS encoding CheR family methyltransferase: MTDSALDRGGALSAVLSDADFVAVTGLIHRETGILITPAKKSMLVSRLSRRLRSLGLTCFSDYVALLHGPAGETERGALVSAVTTNVTGFFREPHHFKVLGEIGQALVARARSGGRVRLWSAGCSTGQEAFSIAATLLLIAPDIARHDLRILATDIDPSVIETARAGVFDRKTLGDMPPEQIRRHLRDGPAPGQVVISDSLQDLIRFEELNLLQPWPFQGHFDVIFCRNVVIYFDVETRLTLWTRFASRMPEGGSLFIGHSERMDPRLDPLFAPSGVTQYRRTALRVAEGAAVGDPKPVAGKV; the protein is encoded by the coding sequence TTGACCGATTCCGCTCTGGATCGGGGCGGTGCGCTTTCTGCCGTTCTGTCCGATGCCGATTTCGTTGCAGTAACCGGGCTTATACACCGAGAAACGGGAATTCTGATCACGCCAGCCAAGAAAAGCATGCTGGTATCGCGGTTGTCTCGCCGATTGCGGAGCCTGGGCCTGACATGTTTTTCGGATTACGTGGCGCTGCTTCACGGCCCTGCGGGTGAAACCGAACGCGGCGCCCTTGTGTCGGCCGTGACCACCAACGTGACCGGCTTTTTCCGAGAGCCCCATCATTTCAAGGTGTTGGGTGAAATCGGCCAGGCGCTTGTTGCGCGGGCGCGGTCGGGCGGGCGGGTGCGGCTGTGGTCCGCGGGCTGTTCGACGGGACAGGAAGCGTTCAGTATCGCTGCGACGCTGCTGTTGATTGCGCCCGATATCGCGCGTCATGACCTGCGGATTCTCGCCACGGATATCGATCCTTCAGTGATCGAAACCGCCCGGGCGGGCGTCTTTGATCGCAAAACCCTTGGCGATATGCCACCCGAACAAATCCGGCGCCACCTGAGGGATGGGCCTGCGCCCGGTCAGGTGGTCATCTCCGACAGTTTGCAGGACCTGATCCGGTTCGAAGAATTGAACCTGCTGCAACCCTGGCCGTTTCAGGGGCATTTCGATGTGATCTTCTGCCGCAACGTCGTGATCTATTTCGATGTCGAAACCCGCCTCACCCTGTGGACGCGCTTTGCCTCCCGGATGCCGGAAGGCGGTTCGCTTTTCATCGGTCATTCCGAACGGATGGATCCCCGGCTGGACCCATTGTTCGCCCCGTCTGGCGTCACCCAGTACCGCCGCACGGCCCTTCGGGTTGCTGAAGGGGCCGCTGTCGGGGACCCGAAACCTGTTGCAGGAAAGGTATAG
- a CDS encoding methyl-accepting chemotaxis protein codes for MDFFASMSLKSRLVTILVTFLSVLAILISVLALLMEREEMRHLAQDRVEFGLTGFAADLTSSAQGFLSGPTRADAITSLERTAGDVKIEPWMVDRVLNTLGVHVTYFHFIPESQQFKRVMTSIRSGDGTRAVGTMLDAEGPAYKALLAGQVYEGSTDILTLPYIARYEPVFNSTGQVSGAVFAGVSVAAIDDILVGYLTKLGLPTIGLLFAAYFASRFMINRALAPVRGMVDIVNRLERRDYDVVITPPSTNDEISALAGACIGLRDELVKGAGLAEAAAALEQERAQQQADLSRVVTDLRGGLARFADGDLMSTIPSTPDNPFPPAYDALRESFNAVTDRFGVVIDQVNNIARSVRDSAAEITDASRELSTRAETQAATLEQSAAALTELTQSVASTAERAGMAQEASFGNRKGAERGAEIVKEAVSAMQGIEKGAEQITRIIGVIEDIAFQTNLLALNAGVEAARAGDAGRGFAVVASEVRLLAQRASESAREIKSLISDSTKGVEDGSVLVRRTGESLAEILGRANDAAGLVADIAMAASEQARGLAEVNAGVNQLDTVTQQNSAVAEETSAAAAALKSRSEELILALAGFRTRQRPASISNDAPPRASERPGAMIEANVVDWAAAAAAAANGPRANPVRQNAAWAEF; via the coding sequence ATGGATTTTTTTGCTAGCATGTCGCTCAAATCAAGGCTGGTGACCATTCTTGTCACCTTCCTGTCTGTTCTTGCGATCCTGATTTCGGTCCTCGCCCTTTTGATGGAGCGCGAAGAGATGCGGCATCTGGCGCAAGACAGGGTGGAATTCGGCCTGACCGGTTTTGCCGCGGATCTGACCAGTTCCGCGCAGGGTTTTCTGTCGGGTCCAACGCGCGCCGACGCGATCACCAGTCTGGAGCGAACCGCAGGAGATGTGAAAATCGAGCCGTGGATGGTGGACCGCGTGCTGAACACGCTGGGTGTGCATGTCACCTATTTTCACTTCATCCCGGAATCGCAGCAGTTCAAGCGCGTCATGACCAGCATCCGTTCGGGCGACGGCACGCGCGCCGTGGGGACGATGCTTGATGCGGAAGGGCCCGCCTACAAGGCCTTGCTTGCCGGTCAGGTTTATGAGGGCAGCACAGATATCCTCACTCTCCCCTATATTGCCCGGTATGAGCCCGTCTTCAACAGCACGGGTCAGGTGAGCGGGGCGGTGTTTGCCGGGGTTTCGGTCGCCGCGATCGATGACATTCTCGTCGGCTACCTGACCAAGCTCGGCCTGCCGACGATCGGCCTTCTGTTCGCGGCCTACTTTGCCAGCCGATTCATGATCAATCGCGCCCTCGCGCCTGTGCGTGGCATGGTCGACATCGTCAACCGGCTGGAACGGCGTGACTATGATGTGGTGATCACCCCACCATCCACGAATGATGAAATCAGCGCGCTCGCTGGCGCCTGCATCGGGCTGCGCGACGAACTGGTCAAAGGGGCCGGGCTGGCAGAGGCGGCCGCGGCTCTGGAACAGGAACGCGCCCAGCAACAGGCGGACCTGTCCCGCGTCGTCACAGACCTGCGGGGCGGGTTGGCACGCTTTGCCGATGGCGACCTGATGAGCACGATCCCCAGCACGCCCGACAATCCATTCCCGCCTGCCTATGATGCCTTGCGCGAAAGCTTTAACGCTGTCACCGACCGGTTCGGTGTGGTGATCGATCAGGTCAACAACATCGCCCGCAGCGTGCGCGACAGCGCGGCGGAAATCACCGATGCCAGCCGGGAACTCTCAACCCGCGCCGAAACCCAGGCCGCCACGCTGGAACAATCCGCCGCCGCCTTGACAGAGCTAACACAATCGGTCGCCTCGACCGCCGAGCGCGCGGGAATGGCGCAAGAGGCCAGCTTCGGCAATCGCAAGGGGGCCGAACGCGGAGCAGAGATCGTAAAAGAAGCGGTCTCTGCCATGCAGGGGATCGAAAAGGGTGCCGAACAGATCACCCGGATCATCGGCGTGATCGAAGACATCGCCTTTCAGACCAATCTACTTGCCCTGAATGCCGGGGTCGAGGCCGCGCGCGCCGGTGATGCCGGGCGGGGCTTTGCGGTCGTTGCCTCGGAAGTGCGTCTTCTGGCCCAGCGCGCCTCGGAATCTGCGCGCGAAATCAAGTCGCTGATCTCTGACAGCACCAAGGGTGTCGAAGACGGGTCCGTCCTCGTTCGCCGCACGGGCGAAAGCCTGGCAGAGATTCTGGGGCGCGCGAATGATGCGGCAGGTCTGGTGGCTGATATCGCCATGGCGGCGTCGGAACAGGCGCGCGGCCTGGCCGAAGTGAATGCGGGCGTCAATCAGCTTGACACCGTCACGCAACAAAACAGCGCCGTGGCCGAGGAAACCTCTGCCGCCGCTGCGGCGCTGAAGTCGCGTTCGGAAGAACTGATCCTTGCGCTGGCAGGGTTCCGAACCCGGCAAAGGCCGGCCTCCATTTCCAACGATGCGCCGCCACGTGCAAGCGAAAGGCCAGGCGCGATGATCGAGGCGAATGTCGTGGATTGGGCCGCCGCAGCCGCAGCCGCAGCCAATGGCCCGCGCGCAAATCCGGTCCGTCAAAACGCCGCCTGGGCCGAGTTCTGA
- a CDS encoding phosphatidylglycerol lysyltransferase domain-containing protein → MAAAAISQTVGFGPVVGAVVRRRLLPELSLRHSFGISAAITLCFFAGIALLWGVVQAVALAGFQGLLAAVLLAGLLRPARLILPARWLAHVPGWVTIARFGGWLMVDVLGLALAAWVVMPAQVTATLGFGDFLPGFLTAFAGGLASGSPAGTGVFETVMLSGFPATDPSQLMAGIVAFRGVAYALPALLGALWAGFGTDHRPASSQIRPLHILPPRLAPVLPSPGWLRHLPRAELQLALQGEVDLIRLPTADLWLRADLPGVTVHLGDPVQPVAGPVAPAAALHAARTDAQREGTVACLYRIGPRLAAEARRSGMRVLPLAREAVIDPAAFTTAGAEKSGLRRKLRHATGAGVTVALAEHLPLAEMAEVARQWSQAHGGERGFSMARFLPATLTHQPVILARDAKGSLLAFLSFHATETEWVLDLIRSRRDMPDGTLYLMLCHAIDIAHQGQARRVSLACVPESGWGLPGLIGQVATRLTRKSAGLAQFKQAFRPRWERRYIASTTLPALAFAGLAVARAIHAPSRQTEALTQHPPVPTTEAFGRTSVSVLPKPE, encoded by the coding sequence ATGGCAGCCGCCGCAATTTCCCAGACCGTTGGTTTCGGCCCGGTCGTTGGTGCCGTCGTCCGCAGGCGGCTCTTGCCGGAACTGTCGCTGCGGCACTCCTTCGGTATCTCTGCCGCAATCACTCTTTGCTTCTTTGCCGGGATCGCCCTGCTTTGGGGGGTGGTGCAAGCCGTGGCTTTGGCAGGATTTCAGGGGCTGCTGGCCGCTGTCCTGCTCGCCGGCCTCCTGCGGCCCGCCCGGTTGATCCTGCCCGCACGCTGGCTTGCCCATGTGCCGGGCTGGGTTACCATCGCCCGCTTCGGCGGATGGCTGATGGTGGATGTGCTTGGCCTTGCCCTTGCGGCCTGGGTAGTGATGCCCGCGCAGGTAACGGCGACACTGGGCTTTGGCGACTTCCTTCCCGGCTTCCTCACCGCCTTTGCAGGCGGACTGGCCTCTGGCAGCCCGGCCGGCACCGGCGTTTTTGAAACCGTCATGCTGTCGGGCTTCCCCGCCACCGACCCCAGCCAACTGATGGCGGGAATCGTCGCCTTCCGGGGCGTGGCCTATGCCCTTCCCGCCCTGCTTGGGGCACTTTGGGCCGGTTTCGGAACCGATCACCGCCCGGCATCCAGCCAAATCCGGCCGCTCCACATCCTTCCGCCAAGGCTTGCCCCTGTGCTCCCCTCTCCGGGTTGGCTGCGCCACTTGCCGCGGGCCGAGTTGCAGCTTGCCCTGCAGGGAGAGGTTGATCTCATCCGCCTCCCCACCGCTGACCTCTGGCTCAGGGCCGATCTGCCGGGCGTCACTGTCCATCTGGGCGATCCCGTCCAGCCGGTCGCTGGCCCGGTCGCCCCCGCGGCCGCCCTTCATGCCGCCCGGACCGACGCCCAGCGCGAGGGCACGGTCGCCTGCCTCTACCGTATCGGCCCCCGCCTCGCGGCCGAGGCGCGCCGGTCCGGCATGCGGGTTCTTCCCCTCGCCCGTGAAGCAGTGATCGATCCGGCCGCTTTCACCACCGCCGGGGCCGAAAAATCGGGCCTGCGCCGAAAGCTGCGGCATGCGACCGGCGCAGGCGTCACGGTTGCGCTGGCAGAACACCTTCCCCTTGCGGAAATGGCCGAAGTGGCCCGCCAATGGTCACAGGCCCATGGGGGCGAGCGCGGCTTCTCGATGGCCCGCTTCCTGCCCGCCACTCTGACCCATCAACCTGTCATCCTCGCCCGCGATGCCAAAGGCAGCTTGCTCGCCTTTCTCAGCTTCCATGCGACCGAAACGGAATGGGTTCTTGACCTGATCCGATCCCGCCGCGACATGCCGGATGGCACGCTTTACCTGATGCTCTGCCACGCGATCGACATCGCCCACCAAGGCCAAGCCCGGCGCGTCTCGCTGGCCTGCGTGCCGGAATCCGGCTGGGGACTGCCCGGCCTGATCGGCCAAGTCGCCACCCGCCTGACCCGGAAAAGCGCCGGATTGGCCCAGTTCAAACAGGCCTTCCGGCCCCGCTGGGAACGTCGCTATATCGCCAGCACCACCCTGCCCGCCCTTGCCTTCGCCGGATTGGCCGTCGCCCGCGCCATCCACGCCCCCAGTCGCCAGACAGAGGCGCTCACCCAGCACCCGCCCGTGCCGACCACAGAAGCATTCGGACGGACCAGCGTCAGCGTTCTGCCCAAGCCCGAGTGA
- a CDS encoding chemotaxis protein CheD translates to MTAPATQTIHVIQGEHGISDQPDLVLTTVLGSCVAACLHDPVRQIGGTNHFLLPDGPDTRDIRYASAAMEQLVNSLLKMGGRRDRMVAKLFGGARMIKGLPDIGHRNGEAALAFLRGEGISVSAHSLGGTQARRVRFWPATGRAQQLLLVDTRDIAISQPPSPTGSGSIELF, encoded by the coding sequence ATGACGGCACCGGCGACGCAAACCATTCACGTCATCCAGGGGGAGCACGGCATTTCAGATCAGCCCGATCTGGTGCTGACAACCGTTCTCGGCTCCTGTGTCGCGGCCTGTCTGCACGACCCGGTCCGCCAGATTGGTGGCACGAACCACTTTCTTCTGCCCGATGGGCCGGACACGCGCGATATCCGCTACGCCTCGGCGGCGATGGAACAACTGGTCAACAGCCTGCTCAAGATGGGTGGTCGGCGCGACCGGATGGTCGCCAAACTGTTCGGCGGCGCCCGCATGATCAAGGGGTTACCGGATATCGGCCACCGCAACGGCGAGGCGGCGCTGGCATTCCTCCGCGGCGAAGGGATCAGCGTTTCCGCCCACAGCTTGGGCGGCACGCAGGCGCGGCGCGTCCGCTTCTGGCCGGCAACGGGCAGGGCACAGCAACTGCTTCTCGTCGACACCCGCGATATCGCCATCAGCCAACCGCCATCGCCCACGGGCAGTGGCTCTATCGAACTGTTCTGA
- a CDS encoding methyl-accepting chemotaxis protein has translation MQQIRDSSLNVRGRSQELRRSSDSLTHRTEQQATSIDQSAAALTQITSTVQQTTESTREARKLVGSVTENAHHVSNVMQQTVVAMKSLESSSGKIERIIGAIDEIAFQTNLLALNAGIEAARAGESGRGFAVVALEVRDLAQRSAEAAQEIKRLIGDSTRNVGESVALVDRTGNAIGEMVVGISNIRDIVVNIAEAAEEQASGLSQIASSVDRLNEVTRQNTAMAQSATTITSDLDRETAQMNTVLMTFRLGPPSTAPSGQESRASADSSAPAAATVQRAFG, from the coding sequence ATGCAGCAGATCCGCGACAGTTCGCTGAACGTGCGGGGAAGATCACAGGAATTGCGGCGATCGTCGGACAGCCTGACGCACAGGACAGAACAGCAAGCCACGTCGATCGACCAAAGCGCTGCGGCGCTGACGCAGATCACCTCGACCGTGCAGCAAACCACCGAAAGCACGCGTGAGGCGCGCAAGCTTGTCGGCTCTGTCACGGAAAACGCGCATCACGTGTCGAATGTAATGCAGCAGACGGTTGTCGCAATGAAAAGCCTGGAATCATCTTCGGGCAAGATCGAACGCATCATTGGCGCGATCGACGAGATTGCCTTCCAGACCAACCTCCTTGCACTGAATGCCGGGATCGAGGCGGCCCGCGCCGGCGAAAGCGGTCGCGGCTTTGCCGTCGTCGCGCTGGAGGTCCGCGATCTGGCCCAGCGTTCGGCCGAAGCGGCGCAGGAAATCAAGCGGCTGATTGGCGACAGCACGCGCAATGTCGGCGAAAGCGTGGCTCTGGTGGACAGAACGGGAAATGCCATCGGCGAAATGGTAGTGGGCATATCCAACATCCGGGATATCGTCGTGAACATCGCCGAGGCCGCCGAAGAGCAGGCATCCGGATTGTCGCAGATCGCCTCCAGCGTGGACCGCCTTAACGAGGTGACCCGCCAGAACACGGCGATGGCGCAAAGTGCGACCACGATCACCTCTGACCTTGATCGCGAAACGGCCCAGATGAACACGGTTCTGATGACGTTCCGCCTTGGCCCACCATCAACCGCGCCATCGGGGCAGGAAAGCCGCGCATCGGCCGACAGTTCGGCACCTGCTGCCGCGACTGTTCAACGTGCATTTGGGTGA
- a CDS encoding Hpt domain-containing protein: protein MTSIDALRPAFFEECEDLLLRMGEGLGRIPEAVQRNELETIHDVFRAVHSIKGGAGAFGLTSLVGFAHAFETVLDLMRSGALHPDAAAMHTLLRASDVLGDLVAAARDGSAEPVQMGQLLVELDLLAEGSPAQEDEEAAFAFVPMQIEILPLGDAEAAQGPDCGGFAISFEPSVALYAAGHEPLALFRAIAELGDTEVVADTSAVAPLARLDLSDPQLFWHLNVKTAAPEDEVMSVFAFVGDMARIAIQPHPAGTSQPEPDLPAAAPPPENPAPAPTFAKSGAEGLRAVAKAPAALLS from the coding sequence ATGACAAGCATCGATGCCTTGCGACCTGCCTTTTTTGAAGAATGTGAAGATCTGCTCCTGCGGATGGGCGAAGGCCTTGGCCGCATCCCCGAAGCGGTGCAGCGCAATGAGTTGGAGACGATCCACGATGTTTTTCGCGCCGTGCATTCCATCAAGGGCGGCGCGGGCGCCTTTGGGCTGACATCGCTTGTCGGCTTCGCGCATGCCTTCGAGACGGTGCTGGATCTGATGCGCAGCGGTGCGCTCCATCCGGATGCGGCCGCGATGCATACCCTATTGCGGGCCTCGGATGTTCTGGGTGACCTTGTTGCTGCAGCACGCGACGGCTCGGCAGAGCCTGTGCAGATGGGGCAACTGCTGGTCGAGCTTGATCTTTTGGCCGAAGGAAGCCCCGCGCAAGAGGATGAGGAGGCGGCCTTTGCCTTCGTGCCGATGCAGATCGAAATTCTGCCCCTTGGCGATGCCGAAGCGGCGCAAGGCCCGGACTGCGGCGGATTTGCCATCAGCTTTGAGCCGAGTGTCGCGCTTTACGCGGCTGGCCATGAGCCATTGGCACTTTTTCGGGCGATCGCCGAACTGGGCGATACAGAGGTGGTGGCGGATACTTCGGCCGTCGCCCCCTTGGCACGTCTTGATCTGTCAGATCCGCAGTTGTTCTGGCATCTGAATGTCAAAACCGCCGCGCCGGAAGACGAGGTCATGTCGGTCTTCGCTTTTGTGGGTGACATGGCCCGGATCGCAATCCAGCCACACCCTGCAGGCACCTCCCAGCCAGAGCCTGATCTTCCTGCCGCAGCGCCGCCGCCAGAGAATCCGGCCCCCGCGCCAACGTTTGCCAAGTCAGGCGCCGAAGGCTTGCGCGCTGTTGCCAAAGCCCCGGCGGCGCTTCTGTCATGA
- a CDS encoding chemotaxis protein CheA, which produces MTTIRVNLDRVDRLINQIGELVIMEAMLSQAISTAGLRDDGDISSSLEGIKQLAAKIQESVMAIRAQPLKSVFQRLERITREAADATHKQVRLETVGEATEVDKTVIERLVDPLTHMIRNSVDHGIETTELRLAAGKPAEGTITLSAAHRSGRVIIEVVDDGAGINRPRVREVAEEKGLIPPGAQLSPADIDNLLFLPGFSSKEEVSALSGRGVGLDVVRREIQSLGGRVSIQSTPGQGTSFTIALPLTLAVLEGMLIGVGGETMILPISSIIETLRPNESEIHRLGRSGRLIAKRGEMIPIIDLAQSFGFASTEDDQRRVLILVECDSGRRAALAADRIFDQRQVVIKSLEDNYGTVPGISAATILGDGRIALIVDPEEIVQRAIVEAPSLPFAANG; this is translated from the coding sequence ATGACAACGATCCGCGTCAACCTGGACCGCGTTGATCGGCTGATCAACCAGATCGGCGAACTGGTCATCATGGAAGCCATGCTGTCGCAGGCCATTTCGACCGCAGGCCTGCGCGATGATGGCGATATCTCCAGCAGCCTTGAGGGGATCAAGCAGCTGGCGGCCAAAATCCAGGAAAGCGTGATGGCGATTCGGGCCCAGCCGCTCAAATCGGTGTTTCAGCGTCTGGAAAGGATTACGCGGGAAGCGGCGGATGCAACGCACAAACAGGTGCGGCTGGAAACGGTGGGCGAAGCGACAGAGGTCGACAAGACTGTCATCGAACGGCTTGTCGATCCCTTGACCCACATGATCCGCAATTCGGTGGATCACGGCATCGAAACCACCGAACTGCGCCTTGCGGCGGGAAAGCCGGCAGAAGGCACCATCACCCTTTCAGCGGCCCACCGCTCAGGCCGGGTGATCATCGAAGTGGTCGATGACGGTGCGGGCATCAACCGCCCCAGGGTGCGGGAAGTGGCCGAAGAAAAGGGGCTGATCCCGCCCGGAGCACAGCTTTCCCCGGCCGATATCGACAATCTTCTGTTTCTTCCAGGCTTCTCGTCCAAGGAGGAGGTTTCGGCGCTGTCCGGCCGTGGCGTCGGGCTGGATGTGGTACGGCGCGAGATACAGTCGCTGGGCGGGCGCGTATCGATCCAGTCCACCCCGGGGCAGGGGACCAGTTTCACCATCGCCCTGCCGCTGACCCTGGCCGTGTTGGAGGGTATGCTGATCGGTGTTGGCGGTGAGACGATGATCCTGCCGATTTCTTCGATCATCGAAACCCTCAGACCAAACGAATCCGAGATCCATCGCCTTGGGCGGAGCGGCCGGTTGATCGCAAAACGCGGCGAAATGATTCCGATCATAGACCTTGCCCAAAGCTTTGGCTTTGCATCGACAGAAGACGATCAGCGCAGGGTTCTGATCCTTGTCGAATGCGATTCCGGGCGGCGCGCTGCGCTGGCTGCAGACCGGATATTCGATCAGCGGCAGGTCGTCATCAAAAGCCTGGAAGACAATTACGGAACCGTTCCCGGCATTTCGGCAGCCACCATCCTTGGCGACGGCAGGATCGCCCTGATCGTGGACCCCGAAGAAATCGTTCAGCGCGCCATCGTTGAAGCCCCGTCCCTGCCCTTTGCAGCCAATGGATAG